gtaagtCAAAGTACCAAAATTACAATAATTGAAGAAGTGCCAAATATAGGTAGTTTTACCCTACAGAAAAAATCATATTGACAGTTGATTACAATTTTATAGAATGTAATATGTAGGTAATGTATCTTTGTGTTTGAAATTTATTTGCACTTAAAAAGCCCATAACTAAACAAAGTATGTAAAGTACATTAACTAATGTAGTTTTAATAGTTAATTGAATgactatttaattatatttcatttatacTCCTCAttatttgtacaaaaataattagttgttgataataaaaatgttatctTGTACCAGTAATCATCTGGGAGTGTCTTGTTtaaaatgtgacgttatctatgtaaagggaccttattgttgatggcgcttacgccattattaacgatgcccCGATATAAAttcaatgccgcgcgacgctgtgcggcgtaagcgccatcgataataaggtcccttttcatagataatgccccaaataTTCTGTTTTATGTTATCAATACAAACCTATTTaagattatttttctatttttttagaacagcagTTTTTGGAATTTCCGCAAAAATGTCTTTGAGCTTGGATAGATAATCATTGTAAATTAATGTTTACCATTGGCTCCATTGACTCCATTGGTTGCCGCCTCTTCCATGCTCTTCAAATGGAACGGGCTGATGGTGAACACCTCATTCTTCACCAGATCCTCGATATTCTCACCTCCGTAAGAAAGCAGCGGTGATATCTCCACGTCTACATCATCTTTGATAATACCACCAGCTTCCCTGATGTATTTTCTGTGTAACCTTAGAAGATCCTGTCTAGCGGTCGACGGGCAATCTTTACCGGCTGAATCGGCATTCTTTAAAGCAGAGAACTCAACGTCTCTTGCTACTTCTAAGCAAATGAATTTCTCAGCGAATTCAAACACATCAAAGATGAATTTCTCCATTTTAATACCGTTAGGCTCCGTTGGCTTCTGCCGGACACCGTTCTCATCTACGTATGGGATCTTCTTTTTAGCAACATGGAGCTTTAGCTTGCtttcaaagtttgatattttctTTAAGAAATCAGATGAGAAGTAGTGATTACAGATGTTACCGGCAGAGAATGTAAGTCTTCCGTCAGGATTCCTCCTTTCAGCAGCTTCGTCACTGAGCTCCGAGTATTCCACCACTTTGTAATGTCCGTTGACTCTGCACACAACTCCAACGGCTTCACTCGGTGAAGATTTTTGGACAACTTTAGCAGCACAGTCCGCATTTCTGCTCAAGCAGTAACCAATGAATACTGGATCGGCAACTTTAATGAGGATGTTATCGACTGAATGTGCGTGTAAATGTTCGACACCTCGTCGGGAAATGTCATCCAGCATTCCTTGGGTTTTTAAGGCACGGTACAGACCCCCGTTCCCATCAGGGGCTGAAGCTAACTGGTATTTCTCATCCAATAGTATTTTACCATTGAAATCAAAGCATGGAAGTCTTCCCtgttcaaaaaacacaatgttTTCCTCCTCTAAGCCAAAGAATGAGTGATCCTTAAAGAACTCGGCTGTGGGAGACATAGTATGTTCAGAAGTCATGATATACCAAGTGATTTTACCTTCTTTTCCAGTCCTTTCCTCAGCCATTTTCTGCAACCGAACTATCCGTTCAGCTTGAATTTGGAACAGAGTTTTTTGCGACGGTAAACCGACGTTGTACATTCCTTTGGGGTGTCCAAAACCTAGTCGGGTCGCCTGCCCGCCAGCGAGTAGCAAAACACCAACTTTTCCCTCAGAAATCTCTCTAAAGCCTATATTTTCATATTCCTCTATTTTTTCCCTGCTCAAACTCGGCACGGCTTCGTAATGGGACTGAGGAATCGGCTTTAAATCGTCGTCCAGTTTCTCCGCAATAACTTTCGACGACTCCATAGCTCTATGGAAAATATCATTCATTTCCACAAAGTCGATTTTTCTGAGCTCTCCCGCCAATTGTTCGCGCTCATTTTCACTTATCTGCGGCCAGTATTTGATCAGGTGTTCTTGACGGTGACACTTGAGTTGGGACAACAAGTCTTCGTAAGACATCGCGGTTCGGAGTTGCGGACTATAGTGAACCGATCAAATTTATTGTATCTTATCGAGTGCGATCGGCGCGATTAGAAAGTGAATACTGACTAGCAGTCCGCAAGGCGTGTGGAAACATTTCTGGGTTCTCCCACCACTGTTGGAAACACGTCGTCGGCGTTCAGCTGACATTTTcgcgatttttttaatatttacaaatgaagcactactactactattaaaATGTTGCATACTGTcaaatgtttataaaaaaactttagtcTTCATTGGCGTTTAGCCACAGCAAAACAACTTCAGATGCTAATAAAAGACGcaatgtatttaaataattcaAAGATTTCAAATTAGGAATCACAATGGAATATACTAGTAATTGAAACAGTGACAGAGACTGTCAAAACGTTAACGTTCTGAAACTTTtgaatattgttttatattatcATACAACATTAAGTTTCTCTTTTATTACAATagtatatattataaaaatattatgttaaAATACAAATCTTAATTATCTCTAAGTTAACTACATGAAGGTCAAGGATTTTACAATATCTAAATATTTCGTTacaggttttgttgtatgattgTATAGAGTTTTTGAACATAAAGAATTCGTTTTGTCTATGGAATATTGGATTGGATAGTTCAAGAATACACCTTGGAATTAAATCATTGATATCTTTTTCGGGCTCATATAATCATACTTTAAtcatatttaaatcaattgcTATTTATATGGATAAACTTTATTTCACGCGAAATAAAGTAATCTCCTTGAACACAAGCCATTTTGTCTATTGCTCGTAACTGGCAGCCATGCGCTAGGTATGTCAAAAGAAGATGTCAAATGGTTACTCAggaaacataatttatttattactggtTATCGTTGAATTTCTACTCAAAATAATATTCAGTGTGAGTAAAACGTTACTCGTGGTTTTAGAGCAAATACTAAGAAGCTTGTTAAATGTGAACATGACTGAAACAGCGAAAAAAAGCAAACGTGCCAACGACCCAAGCAATAACCAAACTATTGCAAACCGTGGCCTTATCAGCGCAAACTGGCAGAAATTTCTATCAAGTAACCTAATTTCGGACAAGAAAATTGAAAAACCTTTGCAAGAAAACTCGAAGGATCACTTTACGGGAACTTTTAGACGCGCACGTAAGAAGAAAGCTAAAACCCAGGTGCTTGTACGAAATGAGCTAAAAACGCTTGATATCACTAAAGAAACTAAAGTTAAAGCTAGCAACAGTGACAATATAGCTGATGTCGAACATACAGTTCCTAAAAAACAGGATAATAATAGTAAAAACAAATTAACTAAATTCATAGCTATAGATTGTGAAATGGTGGGAATAGGATACGATGGAAACGACAACATGCTAGCCAGGGTATCTTTAGTGAACAAATTCGGTGACTGTATATATGATAAGTTTGTTAAACCGAGGGAAGAGATCATAGATTACCGAACAAGTGTGTCTGGAGTCAGAAAAGAGGACTTAATTAACGGCGAAGACTTTGCTAAAGTGCAGAAAGATGTGGCGGAGATGATTCGAGGCAAGATTCTAGTCGGGCACTCCTTGAAGCATGATCTGAGTGTATTATTCCTCTCGC
The Cydia splendana chromosome 24, ilCydSple1.2, whole genome shotgun sequence DNA segment above includes these coding regions:
- the LOC134802379 gene encoding UDP-N-acetylhexosamine pyrophosphorylase-like protein 1 yields the protein MSYEDLLSQLKCHRQEHLIKYWPQISENEREQLAGELRKIDFVEMNDIFHRAMESSKVIAEKLDDDLKPIPQSHYEAVPSLSREKIEEYENIGFREISEGKVGVLLLAGGQATRLGFGHPKGMYNVGLPSQKTLFQIQAERIVRLQKMAEERTGKEGKITWYIMTSEHTMSPTAEFFKDHSFFGLEEENIVFFEQGRLPCFDFNGKILLDEKYQLASAPDGNGGLYRALKTQGMLDDISRRGVEHLHAHSVDNILIKVADPVFIGYCLSRNADCAAKVVQKSSPSEAVGVVCRVNGHYKVVEYSELSDEAAERRNPDGRLTFSAGNICNHYFSSDFLKKISNFESKLKLHVAKKKIPYVDENGVRQKPTEPNGIKMEKFIFDVFEFAEKFICLEVARDVEFSALKNADSAGKDCPSTARQDLLRLHRKYIREAGGIIKDDVDVEISPLLSYGGENIEDLVKNEVFTISPFHLKSMEEAATNGVNGANGKH
- the LOC134802549 gene encoding uncharacterized protein LOC134802549, coding for MSNGYSGNIIYLLLVIVEFLLKIIFSVSKTLLVVLEQILRSLLNVNMTETAKKSKRANDPSNNQTIANRGLISANWQKFLSSNLISDKKIEKPLQENSKDHFTGTFRRARKKKAKTQVLVRNELKTLDITKETKVKASNSDNIADVEHTVPKKQDNNSKNKLTKFIAIDCEMVGIGYDGNDNMLARVSLVNKFGDCIYDKFVKPREEIIDYRTSVSGVRKEDLINGEDFAKVQKDVAEMIRGKILVGHSLKHDLSVLFLSHPKRSIRDTSRYKPFRKITKGSTPSLKRLAKDILGIEIQHGEHSSVEDARAAMQLYCTVAKEWERMNSEKRGYRKEA